From one bacterium genomic stretch:
- a CDS encoding AlpA family phage regulatory protein: MRMPEVIDITGLSRTTIWRRERDGSFPQPIRLGGEHTRAVGWREQDIYDWIDNLSPTA, encoded by the coding sequence ATGAGAATGCCCGAAGTCATAGACATCACCGGGCTGAGCAGAACCACGATCTGGCGTCGGGAACGGGACGGGTCGTTCCCCCAACCTATCCGTCTTGGTGGGGAACACACCCGGGCGGTGGGCTGGCGGGAACAGGACATCTACGACTGGATCGACAACCTATCCCCCACAGCGTGA